The Chroicocephalus ridibundus chromosome 3, bChrRid1.1, whole genome shotgun sequence genome has a segment encoding these proteins:
- the TIAM2 gene encoding rho guanine nucleotide exchange factor TIAM2 isoform X4: MEGQKDNQDPPPRPLARHLSDADRLRKVIQELMDTEKSYVKDLSCLFELYLEPLQNETFLTQDEMESLFGSLPEMLDFQKVFLETLEDGITSSSDFNTLETPSQFRKLLFSLGGSFLYYADHFKLYSGFCANHIKVQKVLERAKTDSAFKAFLDARNPTKQHSSTLESYLIKPVQRVLKYPLLLKELVSLTDNESEEHYHLTEALKAMEKVASHINEMQKIYEDYGTVFDQLVADQSGTEKEVTELSMGELLMHSTVSWLNPFPSLGKARKDLELTVFVFKRAVILVYKENYKLKKKMPTNARAAHNYGDLDPFKFRWLIPLSALQVRLGNTAGTENSCVWELIHTKSELEGRPETIFQLCSSDCENKTNIVKVIRSILRENFRRHIKCELPLEKTCKDRLVPLKNRVPATAKLASTRSLKVLKNSSSSEWNGDPGKGTFQDSDECSLSSSTQSSSCHTAESIQEPKNSSPDKHIQSCAADFSNVLVKESDILSDDDDDDDYQSLKKGSPTKDIEIQFQRLKISEEPSTDSERDQAAENEEGDGFQETGEHPKLVRGHFCPVKRKVNSTKRNRGTLMAMQERHQSLDSHSDAANLDLNSILEREFSVQSLTSVVNEDCFYEAVERHGKS, translated from the exons ATGGAAGGACAGAAGGACAACCAGGATCCACCTCCACGGCCACTGGCTCGCCACCTTTCTGACGCAGACAGATTAAGGAAAGTCATCCAAGAACTTATGGACACTGAGAAATCCTACGTCAag GACTTGAGCTGCCTCTTTGAGCTGTACTTGGAGCCCCTTCAAAATGAAACCTTCCTTACCCAGGATGAG ATGGAGTCCTTGTTCGGCAGTCTGCCAGAAATGCTGGATTTCCAGAAGGTGTTTTTGGAGACCCTTGAAGATGGAATAACTTCTTCCTCAGATTTTAATACACTAGAAACACCATCTCAGTTCCGG AAATTGCTGTTTTCCCTTGGAGGCTCCTTCCTGTATTATGCTGACCACTTTAAACTGTACAGCGGCTTCTGCGCAAACCACATCAAAGTTCAGAAAGTTCTCGAGAGAG CCAAAACAGATAGTGCCTTTAAGGCCTTTCTGGACGCTCGAAATCCCACAAAGCAACACTCTTCTACACTGGAGTCGTATCTCATAAAGCCTGTTCAGAGAGTGCTAAAGTATCCTCTGCTTTTAAAAGAGCTGGTGTCTCTGACAGATAACGAGAGTGAGGAGCACTATCATTTGACAG AAGCGCTGAAGGCAATGGAAAAAGTAGCAAGTCACATCAACGAGATGCAGAAGATATATGAAGATTATGGCACTGTATTTGACCAACTGGTTGCAGATCAGAGCGGAACAGAGAAGGAG GTGACAGAGCTTTCAATGGGAGAACTTCTGATGCACTCAACAGTTTCCTGGCTGAATCCTTTCCCATCACTGGGCAAAGCAAGAAAAGACCTTGAGCTTACAGTGTTTG tttttaagaGGGCTGTAATACTGGTGTATAAGGAGAAttacaaactgaaaaagaaaatg cctACTAATGCTCGTGCGGCACATAATTATGGTGACTTGGATCCATTTAAATTTCGTTGGCTGATTCCTTTATCTGCTCTTCAAGTCCGACTGGGGAACACAGCAG GGACAGAGAACAGCTGTGTCTGGGAACTGATTCACACCAAGTCAGAACTAGAAGGCAGGCCAGAAACAATTTTTCAATTGTGCAGCAG TGACTGTGAGAACAAGACTAACATCGTGAAGGTGATCCGTTCTATTTTGCGGGAGAATTTCAGACGTCACATAAAATGTGAGCTACCGCTGGAGAAAACCTGTAAAGATCGTCTTGTCCCACTCAAGAACCGTGTACCTGCAACAGCCAAACTGG CTTCCACGAGGTCCTTGAAGGTACTGAAGAATTCATCCAGTAGCGAATGGAACGGTGACCCGGGGAAGGGCACCTTCCAGGACTCCGATGAGTGCAGCCTGAGCAGCAGTacgcagagcagcagctgccacacTGCCGAGAGCATACAGGAGCCCAAAAACTCATCTCCCGATAAACACATACAGAGCTGCGCAGCTGACTTCTCTAACGTTCTTGTCAAAGAATCTGATATCCTCAGTGATGATGACGACGACGATGACTATCAGAGCCTAAAGAAGGGCAGCCCTACGAAAGACATTGAGATACAGTTCCAACGGCTGAAGATTTCGGAGGAACCAAGTACTGACTCTGAACGGGATCAGGCTGCTGAAAATGAGGAAGGAGATGGCTTCCAGGAGACAGGAGAGCATCCAAAACTGGTGCGTGGCCATTTCTGCCCAGTGAAGAGAAAAGTAAACAGCACGAAGCGTAACAGAGGAACTTTAATGGCGATGCAAGAACGTCACCAGTCCCTCGACAGTCACTCTGATGCTGCAAACCTGGATCTGAACTCTATTTTAGAGAGAGAATTTAGCGTCCAGAGTTTAACATCTGTAGTTAATGAGGACTGTTTTTATGAAGCTGTGGAGAGGCATGGGAAATCCTAG
- the TIAM2 gene encoding rho guanine nucleotide exchange factor TIAM2 isoform X3, which yields MLSVSAEQISALCRNFQEVQASGMEGQKDNQDPPPRPLARHLSDADRLRKVIQELMDTEKSYVKDLSCLFELYLEPLQNETFLTQDEMESLFGSLPEMLDFQKVFLETLEDGITSSSDFNTLETPSQFRKLLFSLGGSFLYYADHFKLYSGFCANHIKVQKVLERAKTDSAFKAFLDARNPTKQHSSTLESYLIKPVQRVLKYPLLLKELVSLTDNESEEHYHLTEALKAMEKVASHINEMQKIYEDYGTVFDQLVADQSGTEKEVTELSMGELLMHSTVSWLNPFPSLGKARKDLELTVFVFKRAVILVYKENYKLKKKMPTNARAAHNYGDLDPFKFRWLIPLSALQVRLGNTAGTENSCVWELIHTKSELEGRPETIFQLCSSDCENKTNIVKVIRSILRENFRRHIKCELPLEKTCKDRLVPLKNRVPATAKLASTRSLKVLKNSSSSEWNGDPGKGTFQDSDECSLSSSTQSSSCHTAESIQEPKNSSPDKHIQSCAADFSNVLVKESDILSDDDDDDDYQSLKKGSPTKDIEIQFQRLKISEEPSTDSERDQAAENEEGDGFQETGEHPKLVRGHFCPVKRKVNSTKRNRGTLMAMQERHQSLDSHSDAANLDLNSILEREFSVQSLTSVVNEDCFYEAVERHGKS from the exons ATGCTTTCTGTG AGTGCAGAACAGATCAGTGCGTTGTGCCGAAACTTCCAAGAAGTCCAGGCAAGCGGTATGGAAGGACAGAAGGACAACCAGGATCCACCTCCACGGCCACTGGCTCGCCACCTTTCTGACGCAGACAGATTAAGGAAAGTCATCCAAGAACTTATGGACACTGAGAAATCCTACGTCAag GACTTGAGCTGCCTCTTTGAGCTGTACTTGGAGCCCCTTCAAAATGAAACCTTCCTTACCCAGGATGAG ATGGAGTCCTTGTTCGGCAGTCTGCCAGAAATGCTGGATTTCCAGAAGGTGTTTTTGGAGACCCTTGAAGATGGAATAACTTCTTCCTCAGATTTTAATACACTAGAAACACCATCTCAGTTCCGG AAATTGCTGTTTTCCCTTGGAGGCTCCTTCCTGTATTATGCTGACCACTTTAAACTGTACAGCGGCTTCTGCGCAAACCACATCAAAGTTCAGAAAGTTCTCGAGAGAG CCAAAACAGATAGTGCCTTTAAGGCCTTTCTGGACGCTCGAAATCCCACAAAGCAACACTCTTCTACACTGGAGTCGTATCTCATAAAGCCTGTTCAGAGAGTGCTAAAGTATCCTCTGCTTTTAAAAGAGCTGGTGTCTCTGACAGATAACGAGAGTGAGGAGCACTATCATTTGACAG AAGCGCTGAAGGCAATGGAAAAAGTAGCAAGTCACATCAACGAGATGCAGAAGATATATGAAGATTATGGCACTGTATTTGACCAACTGGTTGCAGATCAGAGCGGAACAGAGAAGGAG GTGACAGAGCTTTCAATGGGAGAACTTCTGATGCACTCAACAGTTTCCTGGCTGAATCCTTTCCCATCACTGGGCAAAGCAAGAAAAGACCTTGAGCTTACAGTGTTTG tttttaagaGGGCTGTAATACTGGTGTATAAGGAGAAttacaaactgaaaaagaaaatg cctACTAATGCTCGTGCGGCACATAATTATGGTGACTTGGATCCATTTAAATTTCGTTGGCTGATTCCTTTATCTGCTCTTCAAGTCCGACTGGGGAACACAGCAG GGACAGAGAACAGCTGTGTCTGGGAACTGATTCACACCAAGTCAGAACTAGAAGGCAGGCCAGAAACAATTTTTCAATTGTGCAGCAG TGACTGTGAGAACAAGACTAACATCGTGAAGGTGATCCGTTCTATTTTGCGGGAGAATTTCAGACGTCACATAAAATGTGAGCTACCGCTGGAGAAAACCTGTAAAGATCGTCTTGTCCCACTCAAGAACCGTGTACCTGCAACAGCCAAACTGG CTTCCACGAGGTCCTTGAAGGTACTGAAGAATTCATCCAGTAGCGAATGGAACGGTGACCCGGGGAAGGGCACCTTCCAGGACTCCGATGAGTGCAGCCTGAGCAGCAGTacgcagagcagcagctgccacacTGCCGAGAGCATACAGGAGCCCAAAAACTCATCTCCCGATAAACACATACAGAGCTGCGCAGCTGACTTCTCTAACGTTCTTGTCAAAGAATCTGATATCCTCAGTGATGATGACGACGACGATGACTATCAGAGCCTAAAGAAGGGCAGCCCTACGAAAGACATTGAGATACAGTTCCAACGGCTGAAGATTTCGGAGGAACCAAGTACTGACTCTGAACGGGATCAGGCTGCTGAAAATGAGGAAGGAGATGGCTTCCAGGAGACAGGAGAGCATCCAAAACTGGTGCGTGGCCATTTCTGCCCAGTGAAGAGAAAAGTAAACAGCACGAAGCGTAACAGAGGAACTTTAATGGCGATGCAAGAACGTCACCAGTCCCTCGACAGTCACTCTGATGCTGCAAACCTGGATCTGAACTCTATTTTAGAGAGAGAATTTAGCGTCCAGAGTTTAACATCTGTAGTTAATGAGGACTGTTTTTATGAAGCTGTGGAGAGGCATGGGAAATCCTAG